One stretch of Salmo trutta chromosome 7, fSalTru1.1, whole genome shotgun sequence DNA includes these proteins:
- the lingo1a gene encoding leucine-rich repeat and immunoglobulin-like domain-containing nogo receptor-interacting protein 1, which yields MGAREASGHSYLVACWQPILILMLGTVLSGSTTGCPSRCECNAQERSVICHRKKLMSVPEGIPTETRLLDLSKNRIKTINMDEFAAYPNLEELELNENTISAIEPGAFNNLYGLRTLGLRSNKLKLIQLGVFTGLSNLTQLDISENKIVILLDYMFQDLYNLRSMEVGDNDLVFISHRAFHGLSSLEQLTLEKCNLTSVPTEAFTHLHSLIFLRLRHLNIYVIKDYSFKRLYRLKVLEIANWPYLDTMTSNCLYGLNLTSLTITNGNLTSIPYVALRHLVYLRFLNLSYNPIHTIEGNKLHDLLRLQEFHLVGGRLAMIEPYSFRGLNYLKIFNVSGNALSTLEESAFHSVGNLETLALYDNPLACDCRLLWVFRRRWRLNFNRQQPTCASPEFVQGKEFKDFPDVLQPNYFTCRKSRIRDRKAQQKFVDEGTTVHFVCQADGDPAPVIMWLSPQKQFITTKTIGRLTVFPDGTLEVRYAQIQDNGTYVCIASNAGGNDTSLAHLHVHSYSPDWPHQPNKTFAFISNQPNENGANGTRTNVPFPFDIKTLIIATTMGFISFLGVVLFCLVLLFLWSRGKGATKHNIEIEYVPRKSDAGMSSSNADAPRKFNMKMI from the coding sequence ATGGGGGCCAGGGAAGCGAGTGGGCACAGCTACCTGGTGGCTTGCTGGCAGCCCATTCTGATTCTGATGCTGGGCACCGTACTGTCCGGTTCCACCACAGGCTGCCCGTCCCGCTGCGAGTGCAATGCCCAGGAGCGCTCGGTCATATGCCACCGCAAGAAGCTTATGTCCGTCCCTGAGGGCATCCCCACAGAAACGCGGCTACTGGACCTCAGCAAGAACCGCATCAAGACCATCAACATGGACGAGTTCGCCGCCTACCCCAACCTGGAGGAGCTGGAGCTCAACGAAAACACTATCTCGGCCATCGAGCCCGGCGCCTTCAACAACCTGTACGGCCTCCGGACATTGGGGCTGCGCAGCAACAAGCTCAAACTGATCCAGCTGGGTGTGTTCACGGGCCTCAGCAACCTCACCCAGTTGGACATCAGTGAGAACAAGATAGTCATCCTGCTGGACTATATGTTCCAAGACCTGTACAACCTGCGCTCCATGGAGGTGGGCGACAATGACTTGGTGTTCATCTCCCACCGGGCCTTCCATGGTCTCAGCAGCCTGGAGCAGCTGACTTTGGAGAAGTGCAACCTGACCTCTGTGCCCACCGAGGCCTTCACCCACCTCCACAGTTTGATCTTTCTCAGGCTGCGCCACCTCAACATCTACGTTATTAAGGATTACTCCTTCAAAAGACTGTACCGGCTGAAAGTGCTGGAGATCGCCAACTGGCCCTACCTGGACACCATGACCTCCAATTGCCTCTATGGACTGAACCTCACCTCGCTGACCATCACCAATGGCAACCTGACCTCCATCCCATACGTGGCTCTCCGGCACTTGGTCTACCTACGGTTTCTGAATCTGTCCTATAACCCCATCCACACCATTGAGGGTAATAAGCTCCATGACCTTCTGAGGCTCCAGGAGTTTCACCTGGTTGGGGGCAGGCTGGCTATGATCGAACCCTACTCGTTCCGAGGCCTAAACTATCTGAAGATATTCAATGTGTCTGGCAATGCCTTGAGCACCTTGGAGGAGTCTGCGTTCCACTCGGTAGGCAACCTGGAGACTTTGGCGCTTTACGATAACCCCTTGGCATGTGACTGCCGGCTGCTGTGGGTGTTCCGGAGACGTTGGAGGCTCAACTTCAACCGGCAGCAACCCACCTGCGCTTCACCCGAGTTCGTACAGGGAAAAGAGTTTAAAGATTTCCCAGACGTCCTGCAGCCCAACTACTTCACGTGTCGCAAGTCCAGGATCCGGGACCGCAAGGCGCAGCAGAAATTTGTGGACGAGGGAACTACTGTTCATTTTGTATGTCAGGCGGACGGTGATCCCGCCCCAGTCATCATGTGGCTCTCACCCCAGAAGCAGTTCATCACGACAAAAACCATCGGGCGGCTCACAGTATTCCCCGATGGGACCCTTGAGGTGCGCTACGCACAGATTCAGGATAATGGCACGTATGTGTGTATAGCCAGCAACGCCGGAGGCAACGACACATCTCTCGCCCACCTGCATGTCCATAGCTACTCTCCAGACTGGCCTCACCAACCCAACAAGACCTTTGCCTTCATCTCCAACCAGCCCAATGAGAATGGTGCCAATGGGACGCGAACCAACGTCCCTTTCCCCTTTGACATAAAGACCTTAATCATCGCCACCACCATGGGTTTCATATCTTTCCTTGGTGTTGTCCTGTTTTGTCTGGTGCTACTCTTTCTGTGGAGTAGAGGTAAAGGGGCCACAAAGCACAACATAGAGATTGAGTATGTGCCACGCAAGTCAGACGCTGGGATGAGCAGCAGCAACGCAGACGCCCCTCGCAAGTTTAACATGAAAATGATTTAA